The genomic region actacctcctcattaattcttatattatccatgacctctttaccatatttcttcacttcatctgattcaatattcttttccttagtggatactgaagaaaaaaaaaatcatttaaaatttcacctatctcctctggcttctcacggAGCCTACCCCCTCATCTACAAAtgatccaattttatccctctctattgttttacttttaatgtacctatagaaacccttgaatttatttttattgccaaggcagcttcatatctcctttcagcttttctgatttccttcttaatatTATTTAAACACTCCTTacattcctcaagcagttcatccattcCTGGCTGTGtctacctgttgtacacatccctcttcctccaaaccaagttcccaatatctttttaagtttctaacctttcctttaatcctctcaGGGAGATATCAACTCTTcactctcagaacttctcctttgaatatcttccatttattatacattcttccctgaaaatatcttatcccacaccctccaaatcttttctcatccccttgaaatttgctttcttccaatcaagaatcttaacctttggcccatctctattcttttccattactaccctaaaactaacagtattgtgatcactagacccaaaatgttccccaacacaaacctctaagccaagggtgtcaaactcaaattcacagagggccaaaattaaaaacttggactaagtcgtgggtcaaactaaatatttattgaaaattttcaacaacatctgcatgttttctcttctttcaacataagtaatgttaaactttttcttattaaaataaatgtttaataatagttttggttaaactctttccagaagaagcattaacaaatgagaaataaaatattcaataaataatatttctctatagcctttaagctccttttaaatgtattttttttcacaagccaacaagtcaaaaaaataacaacttgcttcaatgaaaatccaatctttcaactatgaacagtccaaagtgaaccaaagaaaatattaatccaagcttcgcttgctacattgtgatttactctgatgcacctgggtctaaaccagatacttggcatctcttcttagatgcaagttcatcaaactctggggtcagtttgcctcccacctgccttgaaaggtcctgtttcctGTCTttagtttggccatttttcgtaaggggtttattacatgtgagttgggcgacaggtcgcagatgctaatgaaagtaaagagaggaggtgggggcgattagcgggctgacgccaaagcatttgcaaagcattctgggatttgtagtattagctgtgcatgcgctatactggcgtggcggccagcgggccagctctaatacatatttgatatgatcttgcgggccaaatataattatatcactggccaaatttggcccacgggcctgagtttgacatgtgtgctctaaactATCTTAATTGTATCATGCAACTAGTCGGAGGCAAACTGGAGGAATGTTAGTTATTTTATTTGAGCTTTGTGGCTACAAATGTCAACTGAAGATGAGTTGTACTGAGCCAATTGTACTTGCTCAATAGTAATAGCTCAGCCCATCTGAATTTTGCACATCATACTGAATTATAAAAATATCTGTTGAATATTTTTCAGAGGAGAATAAAAGAGAGCAGTTCAAAATTAAAAAGCTTGGGATAAGAAGGAGCATTAGTTTTGGAATGGATTCTACATGAGTGCTTGAATTACATTCTACTTTTGAGTCCAAGACTAAATCAGTTGAGTAGTTAATATTTGGTTATTGGATGCATTGTCTCTGACCATTCCTGGGGTGAGCCCTTAATCCATATGGAATATGTGTTTTTTGCCCAATATGCTAGCCATTTATTGGAAGTGTAAGAGTTAAAAGACTGCTACTCTGTTTGCCATCAACAATTTCTGATAGTGTCAGATGGATATTACAAGTTGGAACAAATTTCAAAATTTGATTTAGAGAAATTTAACTGTGTCTTAAGGCACATTTTCTAAAtacattttgaaatgaaaatCTCTGGATTGGATATTTTTCACAGGCAAATGATCATGTCGTGATGGGATGTGCTGTCATGAAACCCTgtaaaattaaggataaaagatTCAGGAAGTTAGAAACAACATTATCTACATGGTTTTATTTGTTATGATTTGACATTATCTACTTTATCCTAGTTGTTTCTCTCTGTTGGTTTTAGACAAAGTACCCAATTATAAAAGACGACTGAGATATTACTGAATAAAAACAATCCCATTTCTATGATGCATGCACTAGATTCCTTTTCCCCCACTGCCTTAGCACATTCTGTGGTCAGCCTGCCTAAACCAGCATGGACATTTTTGTGACACATTTGTGCCTGTAGCCAACAATTTTAACTTTGGTTTGGATGCTAATATGTATCAGTCGCATCTATGTTGATTGGAGTCATTAAATAAAGTATTCTTTCCTATTGCAGTCTTTTCAGTTAGATTGTTTTTCTCCAGATATGAATGACATTGCTTTTACTTTTAGTTCCACTTGCAGAGTTTCTGGTAGAGATAGTGAAGGACAGGTGGCTTGTTACACATCTCCCAGATACATAAAATTCCCATCTGCTTGGTACCTTGTACTTCTAGAATCTAGATGCATTCAGTTTTTCCATTTGGTTTCCACCACTGTTGGTGTTGCTGACCATCCCTTCTGTTGCCAGAACATTGAGAGCTCACATATTGGTTGGTTTGCATTGGCTAAACTTGCATGAAATCCTCTGTAAAGACCACAGTGTAAGAGTATACAGTCCCCAGAACCCTGGCGTACTAACAGTTTGAAATGATAATGTGATTTGTATTAACTCATACACCTCAAGAATGTTCCAATTTTGTATTTTGCTGAATCCCTTAAAGGTTGAAGGGACAACTGTACTGGCAATCGAGAGAGCCATGTTTGCATGAACAAGAAGAAAACAATTTTAAGAACATTGAAAATTGCTTTAAACAATTCCAAGTGCAGGTATTCAGTAGCAGCCAAATGCAAAATTCCACAGGTgctaaacatttaaaattggaaATGCAGGAAATAATGTTCATGAGTTTATTATCAATGTTcatatgaatattttatttcatactTGCTGTAGCTGAACAGATACTTTGGAAAAGAAAACTAAAAACAATAGTATACTTACAGTAATTAAAAAGATAATTCACAAATTAGATATGTTATCCTTCTGTGAAAAATAATGACTTTGTAACAATGCAGACAATTATTTTGCAGTGTCTGAGGAAtctctgattagtgtaacaagtgcGGGAGTTGTAAGAGTTCTTATATAACTATTGAAAAGAAACTCTACTTGAACCAGCAGGTGCTCGACTTCAGGCTTCTGATCTTCTGCCTTAAGGTATCAGTGAGAGAGCTTGTGCCAGGGTGATTcatgactgccttcttgaggaagCACCTCACATAAATGcagtcaatggatgggaggttggcaATATGTTTGTAACCTTCTGCGTTCCTAGGAGTCAAGACAATATCACACAGCACAAAGAAAGCCCATACAGCTCATGTTGCTCGTGCTGTCCATGAGGCCCATCTGCTCTAGTCCCATTTGCTCACATTGGGTCTGTATCCTCAATTCCCCAGTCAAGAATCTATTCATATGCATTTTAAACTTTGTCACAGAAAATGCTTTTACTTTTTTTGGAAACTTGATCCAAATAGCCACCCCTTCACCTTAAATTGTACATGTCCTGGCAAAAAATCCTATCTCTGCCCCTCAGTTATCCCTCAATCTTTTATGTTACAGTGAGAATAAACCCTGCCTGTCCAATCTCTGTTTATAACCACAGCCCTCTATTCCAGGCAacctcctggtgaatctcttttgcTGCCACATCCTCCCTTGTAGtatagtgaccaaaactgtataccATTCTCAAATATAGTCTTAACAATGTTTTgtacatctgtggagaaagaaacaacATTAATGATTCAGGTCAGTAACTTTTTCATCAGTTTGAAGAGAAGATGTATTCCAGCAGCTAATATTTATGATGTTCCAAAAAAAGGAGGCTGCCCGCCAGCAGAGAAGGAAATGGGAAGTGGGCAAGGAACTCACATTTCATTCAAGCTGACATCGGTGGAACTGTTGGTTCAACTGGATGGTAAGACATTGAACTATTATAGGCAGTGACTTTTCAGGTTATCCTGACCAACATTATTTTTGCAATTGCCATCACTGAAAAATGTTTGTTATTGGTGCCTCCTTCTGTGCATTAGGGCTGTAACATTTCTTTGCAAACACTTAGAAGTTATCAAAATAATTTGGTGTTCTATAATTTTGGATCTTTCTAATAAATTAGAtaattaaatatataaatgccTTGGGGATTCTGAAGCTCCCACTCTCTTAATTGGAAGTTCTGGAACACTTATGAGCTGGATAGATTAGCTGCAGTAAAGGTGATCATAATAACTGAGGTGAgagatttcttctctcagagaacggtgaatctgtggaatatttTGTCTTTGAAAGCCGACAATCCCaataattaaatatattcaatcaaAAGTTGAAAATTATTCTTTGGGTTGGAGGGATCAAGGGATGAGGGCGGGGAAGGGTTAAGGTTAGGATAGGTTACCAAATTTAGATAATCAGCCTTGACCATGTTTAATGGCAGAGGAACACACTCTGGGTAAAAGTAAGAGCAGACCCATGGGGagcgagggagcagagatgcagcgctCCCCCAGGGTCCATAATTCCAGTTGACTACCATCGGCTCCGCaagggctttgaatggcccattgaggGAGTCGACGTGGTTTTATTCAAAATCCCTTGAgctctggagctcaagttgctgatgaatcgaacaggagtctggctcaaactggctggagatcaggtatcggaaccaggatgtgaggtgGCGGCAAGGGCACaaaagggttcctgaccgtgtcagaggttcggatctagaGCTCAGGTGGCCAATGGTTTGGACAGGACGCTGCAGATCTACagtcactcggtgactctgggggactcccTTTTTGCTTCTCGCATCAACTCAAAGAGCAAATTATGTGGCAACCCCATCCGTTgagagaaggaaatggaaatCAGATGCGAGAAAGTATGAAGAAAATGATGAAGAGTGAAAAGATCAAAGAATGAAAATCTGTAGAGTTTTATGGACCATCTAAATGTTGAAGCCATACAAATATGTATAGAGAATATTCATGCCAGTTATCTACATTGATTACCTAAAGATGCAGAAACTGGCTGCCTGTTCATTTCGACTACAGCAGCTGGTCCATTCTCGTAaacatggagttgatggagggaggTGAAAATACTTAATATCTACCACCCTGTGTTTTCTATTTCATTTCACTGTTCATATTTAATTTACTGTTCTCTGAATGTTGGTAATAAAATGAGAATAGTTGCTGTTCGTTCAGTAGCAAATATAATCTGTAGAATCTCAAGGTTGAAGAATAATAACCAGCACTGGAAAGTTTCAGAGGAAAATGAGATCACAAACTGCTCAGTGATCTATTATTTTGAAAAACATGGATATCAATTGATTGATTGAACTTGTGTGCACCCTGCACAATACCATTCACAAGGTGCATTTAAACTGAATAGCATAAGTTGTGGATAAAACTTCACAAAACACAAGAGGTTTCTGTAATCAATTTGTTTTATTGAAGTATTCAGACACAGTAAGTAATAAAACTGCATTGATGTGCTTCCACAGAATGAAAAGTACCACTCAGATAGCAAAAAAGCAAAATTTCATTTTCAAGCTGTTCTGGATGAGATAAATTTTCAGCAAAACAAGATTTGCATGGAGGTCTCATAATTTTCTTGGCTTCCCTAGAATTATTTCAAGCAGGCATCAGAAAAAAAGGCtggaaaatatttttccaagagcacgtcttaatttaatccatgatatAACCATGTCTTTTACCAAAAAAAACTGTGTCCTGAGTTATATATTTACTGTTGAGTGATGCTTATGTTTTCATCTTCTTAAGTTGTTTTTGTGTGGAATCTTCTTAATGTTATCTTGCCGGACACTGAAGTCTGTTTAGAATAAAAATTTTAAGACCTATAAAACAATccttcaaagaaaaaaataactggagagatgccgagattggtattgtattaactatgttactttgtacttgtataactttattttgtattttttctgtacgtgaattacttactttcttcatatgttaaaattaataaataaagttttgaaaaaaaaaagaaaaaaattgaacattTAAATGATTAAAACCAATGACTCACTTCAATCAGTTTGTCCCCTTCAATTGTAACAGTATGAAAGTACTTGGGAAATTTCATGACAAGTTTTTCTCCTTCTATTTTTGCAGTAATctacagaaaataaaaaataagtCATTCAGCATCATTTGGAAAAAGGTAATTCATGATGAGATGCATATCTACCTGAGCTGTCTCTCCAATTGAACCTATCACTAAGCCTGCTCTATTGACATCCCTCATGTACTTCTGAAGCTTCCCTTATTTCCTTGCATCAAATGAACCATATTCCACAAGCATTTTACCCAGTGCTATTCTGAAAGGTTCAAATGCACCGACCTAATACTGGTGTCTCGATATGGACTATACATGGTCTGTTAAGGGAGCTGACAGTGTTtgaaagtaaaatcctgcaatggCAGGTTCGGTGCCCCAGATGGCAGCACTTATGCTGGGCTTGCAGACTCTGTgggtgcagggcatcagaaaaacTGGGAGAACACCCCTGttgagaggagatgaccctacaggatgctcaccatggtggtggaccagcctggggctcagaatcagaatatattgtcatgaacaagtcaaggaatttgttgttttgcagcagcgtcacagtgtaaacattcatataaacaacCTTGCAACAAcaaaccaaaaaaaagaaaaataaataaatgggtggcttagggacccacacaggctgtgagcaTCTTGCAGTCAGGGACCTGCattggctgcaggctgctggggactggctcatgggaaccaagtattggagctgggattcaagaggtagttgagggcaagaagggctcttgaagagcctcaggtgctgaaggtttcctgatcgcatcataagtttggatctggagcaagttgccgatgaatcgaacaggagtctgcagCTGCAGAGGCAGCAGAAGCGCTGAAGATGAAACCACAGACcgtgcctctgaagggactctcttttgcttctctttctctcattctttaAGGAGCgccaggtgacactaatggcgactGTGTATTTTGACAGACAGAAGTTAAAGTATAGCATGCACAGTATGTAAATTTTTCCATGtactattacataacaataaaaggaaccttgaatcttatTTCTATCCTCCTTCCTATTCATAGCAGACCAAAAATGTATCcaagtgttttaaatgttttcatttaTTCAGTGGTCACAATCCTCTTCAACAGTTCAAAGATTCAAAACCTTCAGAGGAGAAATTTCACCCCACATCCATCTTAAATAGGCAACCACATATCCTGAAATTATGACTTCCATTCAAGATTGTTTCACTCAGAACTTTCACATACtgattccacatactgatccatgtctaagttcatctcccttattcctaatacttgTTGCATTAAACAAATTTCAAACCtccaactggctacatttatgctCCTTTCACTGCTTGACCTTCCTCACTACATGTCACGTCAACCTGTCCACTGTCTGTTTTGTTCTCTACTCTCTCATTCCAGTCTTCATTTATCTGAAAGAaccagaaatggaaaaaaaagccaTTAAATTTTGATTGTCAAAGAATTGGTGACAGAAACACATGCTGGTGTcttgagcaaataatgagaaGCTAGAACAATTCAACAGTTCAGGCAATGTTTTGAGTTGGGGATCCTTTATCAAGAATAAGGTAGGAAGGAGTGATGTAAAGTACATCTGGGATGGGGGAGAGAACAAGCTGGGGAGGGGCTAAGGGGTAGGGTtttggacagaaggtgggagaggtagaTAGACTGGTGGAGGGAGAGACAATTGATGATCCAGGGTAGGGAGAAAGATTCAAATGAAAAGAATGAAAGTTGGGAAGGAGGAGATGGAAAATGggaaaaaataatgttcatgccattaggtttaaggctgaaAGAATATGGAGTTTTTCCTCCAGTATAtacaagtttggaaaaaaaattagaaaacttATATTTAAGAAAAAAGGTTCTCAAAATATCACAAGATGGCAGGCAATTTGTTTCACCATTGGTCAAGAGACTGCAGTGAGTATGTAGGTGGACAGCTCCTGATTTGAGATGCCAGCTACAACTTAATTCAAGTCTGATGTGAGAACAATCTTAAGCAATGAGTACCAACTCCATCGAATCCTCACCATACATAGAATAAACTGTTCAAACCAACGGGATATTAGACGTATCCTCAGCATTCTCTGCCCTAGTATGAGGTTGGCATTCTCTCACAGATCACGCCAATGTATGGATATTGGACCACATCAGTCTTCGTGATAACACTTCCACTGTAAAATAGTCCACTGCAAATCACTAATCTCACTCATCCTCCATGTCAAGGCTCACAAATGGTTAATTCAGAAGAGTGACAGAAATTCAAAGTGGATGGAacttcaaatctttaaaaacctAATACAAAAGCAAATCAACAGCATACAACTTCCAGCTTTACCTTAACCTTTTCACAGTTCAGCATCTCAAATTCAGATTCCTTCCCAATAGTAAACTGATTGGTCGTAGTATGACATGGATAAATTTGAGACCATGAAAATTCATCCCCATTCTGGACCACCACTGTGTCAAACTTCATTTTCTTCCCATGGTCAATGGCATCTTCAGGTACACCTGAATAATAATACATTGTGTCAAATTAATGCAAAATCCAAAGATGATTAATACTATAGAAATTGCTGCTTCATTTTTTTGGTGGTGGTCATCTGGATATTTTAATAGTACAAGAGTAGCAAAAATAACAGCTTCCAACAGTCCTGCAGAGCTAATAGATTGTTCAGAACTAAGATTAGCACGGACAAATAGTTACACACTCACAGATTGCTCAGTCAGCTCTGAAATTGAGTGTTCAGGAAGTTCTACAGCTCCCAATGTGtaatacacattacaaacacagaaaaataatttttgcTCTTCAGTTCTAAAACAAATAACCCAAAGGAGGAAAATGTCTGCCCTTCCCATGTCTTCTTGTTTTGTTTGTCACAAGCGCATGCCACACACCCAGTAGGAGGACGCCGTGTCCATGTAGGAAAGATTAATCTCTTGGTCAATGATGTGAACAAACTCAGGACATCAGTCACAAAAAAAATATGGGGAATGGGAGAAATGGGGCAGCTCAACCAAGTGGGACTGTTGAAGGAGGAAAACCAAatgaaacatcagttctgtatctttacctttgctacatagaggacgctctttgacctgctgaggctccccagaattttgtgtttttactgctacCTGCAACACTTAGATGTTTGTATTCCTTTCAAATGTGCAATTTGGTCAGGAGAGTGTGTGCAAGATAAAGATGCATTTTATTCAACCAAGATTAACATGCCTAGACCTCCCAAAACTCCGAGGATGAAAGTCCTTATTGATTCTGCCTCTTGTCATGTCCCTGGAGTATTTTGAGACCCAGTTTTTGTTGGTGGGTTTAAATGAACatgttttgtatttattataCAGTTCACAGTAAAGGGCAGTATTTCATCAAATCATGGCTTCAATGGATTTAGAAAATGAAATTATAAATATAGGAATTTCTAGTGAGAACTTACAAAAAAAGTGGGGACATTATGATTTTATTATATTTCATTAAAATATGCTATCAGTGGAATTCACCTTCTAGATTAAATAAACAGAATTGGTTACTGATCTCTCATTTTAAACTATTGGTATTAAGTTGTTCTTCCACATactgtatttcaaactttcttccTAGAAAAGCTGATGCAGCAGAAAATCCCTGGTGCTGGATATTGAAAgggctagatcagtggttctcaacctttttctttccacccacataccaccttaagcaatcccttattaatcacagggcacctatggtatagggattactttaagtggtatgtgagtagaaagaaaaaggttgaaaactactcgACTAGAATCAAGTGAAGATGTTTCCAGTCATGGGAGAGTCCAGGGCCCAGTCTGAGAATAAAAGGACTTCCCTTTTGAACAGAAATAAGTGAATTAGTtcagccagatggtggtgaatctgtggaatttgttgccaccttTGACTggagaggccaagtcattgggccaGGGTGTCAAAGATtagggagagaaggcaggaaagtgggttgaaaggaaaaatgcatgagccatgatttttttttaaacatttagacatactgcactgtaacaggccaattcagccctacaagtccgtgctgcccaatttacaccccattaacctaaaccccAGCACtttttagaagggtgggagggaaccagagcccccagagaaaacccatgcagacacagggagaaagtacaaactccttacagtgtgggattcgaaccctgatctggtcccgattgttggtgctttaaagatgttgtgctaactgccgTAATGGCAGTTCCAAATGGCAAAGCATACACGATAGACTTACGGCCTAATTCTGCTCTCAAGTCTGAAACAAATCTTTTGATTCTTCCTTGTTTAAATAAATTGACTTTTCAATATCAGTCCAATACAAATTTCTGGTATTTTCTCCTCTTTAAAGCTTGAAAAGGCAAAAATCCTCTCTTAATGTCGTTATAGGTTTCATCACAAACGATCCCTTACCTAAAGCCTTCATAAATTCTTCATAGTTTTCCTGACTCTCAAATGAATACTTGCCACTGAAATTCATtaatctgcagaaaaaaaaatcaaagatttaATAAGTGTGGTGACAGTGAAGGCAGTCTGCACAGTGTGATATAGCCAGTGTCTGCATATATTCGCTTATCCTTGTGATAAATCACCAGTTGGACCATAAATCATTCAACATTA from Narcine bancroftii isolate sNarBan1 chromosome 9, sNarBan1.hap1, whole genome shotgun sequence harbors:
- the LOC138743460 gene encoding gastrotropin-like — its product is MNFSGKYSFESQENYEEFMKALGVPEDAIDHGKKMKFDTVVVQNGDEFSWSQIYPCHTTTNQFTIGKESEFEMLNCEKVKITAKIEGEKLVMKFPKYFHTVTIEGDKLIETSVSGKITLRRFHTKTT